In Mercurialis annua linkage group LG5, ddMerAnnu1.2, whole genome shotgun sequence, a single genomic region encodes these proteins:
- the LOC126682139 gene encoding probable carotenoid cleavage dioxygenase 4, chloroplastic — MDSLSSTFLSSLHPSKLFRSSFPFNVSSVTERGATKSSSSPPARRVQPSLPGLHMLFNAFDDVINKFIDPPLRPSVDPRYTLSHNFAPVHELPPTECHSIEGSLPSCLDGAYIRNGPNPQYLPRGPYHLFDGDGMLHSITISQGKATFCSRYVKTYKYTVERLAGAPLLPNVFSGFNGLAASATRGALSAARILSGQFNPVNGIGLANTSLAFFGNRLYALGESDLPYAVRLTSDGDIETLGRYDFDGKLFMSMTAHPKIDLDSGEVFAFRYSPVPPFLTYFRFDSQGNKQPDVPIFSMVRPSFLHDFAITNKYAIFADIQIGMNPMDMIFGGGSPVGADLGKVPRLGIIPRYAKDESEMRWFDVPGFNLIHAINAWDEEDAIVMLAPNILSVEHTLERMELVHALVEKVRIDLKTGIVTRNPVSARNLDFSVINPAYIGKKNRFVYAAIGDPMPKISGVVKLDLMKGDRRECTVASRIFGPKCYGGEPFFVAREPENRDAEEDDGFVVSYVHDEISGESKFLVMDAKSPNLDIAAAVKLPGRVPYGFHGLFVRESDLKKL; from the coding sequence ATGGATTCCTTGTCTTCCACTTTCCTCTCTTCTCTACATCCTTCAAAGCTCTTCCGTTCGTCATTTCCGTTCAATGTATCCTCTGTGACGGAAAGAGGCGCCActaaatcatcatcatcacctCCTGCAAGGCGAGTCCAGCCAAGTTTACCCGGTCTGCATATGCTGTTCAATGCATTTGATGATGTTATCAACAAATTCATAGATCCCCCTCTCCGCCCTTCGGTGGATCCTCGATACACACTTTCTCATAACTTTGCTCCTGTCCATGAGCTTCCTCCAACTGAGTGCCACTCTATAGAGGGATCCCTCCCGTCGTGCCTTGACGGCGCATACATCCGCAATGGCCCCAACCCTCAATACCTCCCTCGAGGCCCTTACCACCTTTTTGACGGGGACGGCATGCTTCACTCCATCACAATTTCTCAAGGCAAAGCCACTTTCTGCAGCCGCTACGTCAAGACTTACAAATACACTGTGGAGCGTCTGGCTGGTGCTCCGCTTCTTCCTAATGTCTTCTCTGGATTTAATGGCCTTGCTGCCTCTGCCACACGCGGGGCTCTCTCAGCTGCTCGGATTTTGTCTGGTCAATTCAACCCGGTTAACGGCATTGGTCTGGCTAACACTAGCTTAGCTTTCTTTGGTAATCGTCTTTATGCACTCGGTGAATCTGATCTGCCTTACGCCGTAAGATTGACATCTGACGGAGATATTGAGACATTAGGCCGCTATGATTTTGATGGGAAGCTGTTCATGAGCATGACTGCTCATCCGAAGATTGATCTTGATTCCGGGGAGGTTTTCGCTTTTCGATATAGTCCCGTTCCTCCTTTTTTGACATACTTCCGATTTGATTCACAGGGAAATAAACAACCGGATGTGCCTATATTTTCCATGGTTCGCCCTTCTTTCCTTCATGACTTTGCAATTACTAACAAGTATGCTATATTCGCTGATATACAAATTGGTATGAACCCCATGGATATGATCTTTGGAGGTGGCTCCCCCGTGGGTGCAGATCTTGGAAAAGTACCAAGGCTCGGAATCATCCCACGATATGCAAAGGATGAGTCAGAAATGAGGTGGTTCGATGTGCCAGGATTTAACCTGATACATGCGATTAACGCATGGGATGAAGAGGATGCAATTGTTATGTTGGCGCCCAACATACTCTCCGTAGAACATACACTTGAGAGAATGGAGCTTGTCCATGCCTTGGTGGAGAAAGTGAGAATAGACTTGAAAACAGGCATAGTAACAAGAAACCCCGTTTCAGCTCGAAATCTAGATTTTTCGGTGATAAATCCTGCTTACATAGGGAAAAAGAACCGATTTGTGTATGCAGCCATAGGCGATCCAATGCCGAAGATATCAGGGGTGGTGAAGCTAGACCTAATGAAAGGGGATAGGCGGGAGTGCACCGTGGCTAGTCGGATATTCGGACCTAAATGCTACGGCGGTGAGCCTTTTTTTGTGGCAAGGGAACCGGAGAATCGCGACGCGGAGGAGGATGATGGGTTTGTAGTATCATATGTACATGATGAAATTTCTGGAGAATCAAAGTTCTTAGTAATGGATGCAAAATCGCCTAATCTTGATATAGCGGCTGCTGTGAAGCTACCAGGACGAGTTCCTTATGGGTTCCATGGACTTTTTGTGAGGGAAAGTGACCTCAAAAAGCTGTAG